A genomic region of Synechococcus sp. NOUM97013 contains the following coding sequences:
- the trxB gene encoding thioredoxin-disulfide reductase yields the protein MAVENLVIVGSGPAGYTAAIYAARANLNPLLITGFQRGGIPGGQLMTTTHVENFPGFPDGVLGPELMDLMKAQACRWGTRLLEADADSIDLSQRPYRIQSDGQTIETHALIVATGASANRLGLPSEERFWSQGISACAICDGATPQFRNEELAVVGGGDSACEEAVYLTKYGSHVHLLVRSDQLRASAAMADRVQANPQITVHWNTQVLDVTGDEWLNGLKLLRRDSGLEEHLPVSGMFYAIGHTPNTDILNHQLDCDPKGYLITQPGRPETSMEGVFAAGDVADAEWRQGITAAGSGCQAALAAERWLSHNNLASLVTREQTEPASAETPQTTVETTEATYDPSALWQKGSYALRKLYHDSSKPLLVVYTSPSCGPCHVLKPQLKRVLDELSGAAQGIEIDIEADQEIAKQAGVNGTPTVQLFYGKELKQQWRGVKQRSEFKDSIQSLLVER from the coding sequence ATGGCGGTCGAAAATCTGGTGATTGTGGGTTCTGGTCCCGCCGGATATACCGCTGCGATTTACGCCGCACGAGCCAATCTCAACCCTCTGTTGATCACGGGATTCCAGCGGGGAGGCATTCCCGGCGGTCAGCTAATGACCACCACACACGTGGAGAACTTTCCTGGCTTTCCAGATGGGGTGCTGGGTCCTGAGCTGATGGATCTGATGAAAGCGCAGGCCTGTCGTTGGGGGACACGCCTGCTGGAGGCCGATGCTGATTCCATTGATCTGAGCCAGCGCCCCTATCGAATCCAATCTGATGGCCAGACGATCGAAACCCATGCCCTGATCGTTGCTACAGGCGCCAGTGCCAATCGTTTGGGCCTGCCCAGCGAAGAGCGCTTCTGGAGCCAGGGCATCAGTGCCTGCGCCATCTGTGATGGCGCCACCCCCCAGTTCCGCAACGAGGAACTGGCCGTGGTGGGCGGCGGCGATTCCGCCTGCGAAGAAGCTGTTTATCTCACCAAATACGGCAGCCACGTGCACCTCTTGGTGCGCTCAGACCAGCTGCGCGCCAGTGCCGCCATGGCTGATCGCGTCCAAGCGAACCCTCAGATCACCGTTCACTGGAACACCCAGGTGCTGGACGTGACCGGGGATGAGTGGCTGAACGGCTTGAAGCTGCTGCGCCGCGACAGCGGCTTAGAGGAGCATCTGCCCGTGAGCGGCATGTTCTATGCCATCGGCCACACACCCAACACAGACATCCTGAATCACCAGCTCGACTGTGATCCCAAGGGCTATCTGATCACCCAGCCGGGGCGTCCTGAAACTTCGATGGAAGGCGTGTTTGCAGCTGGCGATGTGGCTGATGCGGAGTGGCGCCAGGGCATTACGGCTGCCGGGAGTGGCTGTCAGGCTGCCCTTGCCGCTGAACGGTGGCTGAGTCACAACAATCTGGCATCGCTGGTCACACGGGAACAAACCGAACCCGCCTCGGCTGAAACACCGCAAACAACGGTGGAAACAACGGAAGCGACCTATGACCCCTCAGCCCTTTGGCAGAAGGGCAGCTACGCCTTGCGCAAGCTCTATCACGACAGCTCCAAACCGTTACTCGTGGTGTACACCTCCCCGAGCTGCGGTCCATGCCACGTGCTCAAGCCGCAGCTGAAACGCGTGCTCGATGAGCTGTCGGGTGCTGCACAGGGAATTGAAATCGACATCGAAGCCGACCAAGAGATTGCCAAGCAGGCCGGTGTAAACGGAACGCCGACCGTGCAACTGTTTTATGGCAAAGAACTAAAGCAGCAATGGCGCGGCGTCAAACAGCGCAGCGAGTTCAAGGACTCGATCCAATCACTGCTGGTTGAGCGCTGA
- a CDS encoding DEAD/DEAH box helicase, whose product MLRRRLQPESHAARDVLIHAGPGAGKTLGALLAFQAMQQEGRLEHALVFCHRTSILSQWQSSAARLGLKLELWSGQNQLNGDVDGWLVSYQGAGRQQHNLSADLQRWNAETLLAIADEAHHLGVDPDEPDGPVWGHTFLELSNRARLRLGLTGTPFRADNLAFCAARRVRVEEQGQLVEQIHPDLSVEPRELIAAGDVRPLEFRFQDGWVEHGQEGIPDREISPLSAEQRESWRARNLRRAIRLSDSSSIAQQLLLRARKQLEKVRNEHPRAGGLVIARDIEHARAITLLLEEEGDRVDLVHSQDSEAAARLSGFQAGQADWLVSIDMCAEGFDASRIRVVAYLTTVVTRSRFVQGITRAVRMCGERANLESIPREPSYVFAPADPLLMQYARSWSLSEPYRIAVPAVADDQDPTEIGGSWRGPSLPMEAIEDGAGAVIRMKTPELPRFLQR is encoded by the coding sequence CTGCTGCGCAGACGGCTGCAACCCGAGTCCCATGCCGCTCGCGATGTGCTGATCCATGCCGGTCCTGGAGCCGGCAAAACCCTGGGCGCCTTGTTGGCCTTCCAGGCGATGCAGCAGGAGGGCCGACTCGAGCATGCCCTGGTGTTCTGCCACCGCACCTCCATCCTCAGCCAGTGGCAAAGCTCCGCAGCGCGCCTGGGACTCAAGCTCGAGCTCTGGTCCGGTCAGAACCAACTGAACGGCGACGTCGATGGCTGGCTCGTCAGCTACCAAGGAGCCGGCCGACAGCAGCACAACCTGTCAGCCGATCTCCAGCGATGGAACGCCGAGACACTCCTAGCGATTGCCGATGAAGCCCATCATCTGGGGGTCGACCCCGATGAACCGGATGGACCCGTCTGGGGTCACACTTTTCTGGAACTGAGCAACCGTGCGCGATTGCGCCTCGGTCTGACAGGGACACCCTTTCGCGCCGACAACCTGGCCTTCTGTGCAGCCCGCCGTGTGCGGGTGGAGGAACAGGGACAACTGGTGGAACAGATTCATCCGGATCTCTCCGTTGAACCCAGGGAACTGATTGCAGCAGGGGATGTTCGTCCCCTGGAATTCCGTTTCCAGGACGGCTGGGTGGAGCACGGCCAGGAGGGCATCCCAGACCGAGAGATTTCGCCGTTGTCGGCCGAACAGCGGGAAAGCTGGCGCGCTCGCAATCTGCGCCGAGCCATCCGCCTGTCCGACAGCAGCAGCATTGCGCAGCAACTGCTGCTGCGGGCACGCAAACAACTCGAGAAGGTGCGCAACGAGCACCCACGCGCAGGAGGTCTTGTGATTGCACGCGATATCGAACACGCGCGTGCCATCACCCTCTTGCTGGAGGAAGAGGGTGATCGGGTCGACCTCGTTCACTCGCAAGACTCCGAAGCGGCCGCACGTTTGAGCGGCTTTCAGGCAGGGCAGGCTGACTGGTTGGTGAGCATCGACATGTGCGCTGAGGGCTTCGATGCCTCGCGCATCAGGGTGGTGGCCTACCTCACCACGGTGGTGACCCGCAGTCGGTTCGTACAGGGCATCACCCGTGCCGTGCGCATGTGCGGCGAACGGGCCAACCTGGAATCCATTCCTCGCGAACCCTCCTATGTGTTCGCGCCAGCGGACCCATTGCTGATGCAGTACGCGCGCAGCTGGTCGCTGTCAGAGCCGTATCGGATTGCCGTTCCGGCAGTAGCTGACGATCAAGACCCGACTGAAATCGGCGGCTCCTGGCGAGGCCCAAGCCTGCCAATGGAGGCAATTGAGGATGGAGCCGGAGCGGTGATTCGCATGAAAACCCCGGAATTACCCAGATTTTTGCAGCGTTGA
- a CDS encoding EF-1 guanine nucleotide exchange domain-containing protein, whose translation MGLTAIECPDGVCHSHHGGHAVERRAMEQLLADHGREWCERLAERIYEMSVDTFSQTVMPSLHASGWQRRHLDWEFKLQELDSEPDRTLVDGIINATESFLRSSEVHRLFIQELVQGTFDEASDDHLRSEAVRELIEQEILTLLEEKRDVLTERLSARLLKRAGGRLDRAQQAAQDGFMDVERLLCNHTESL comes from the coding sequence ATGGGACTCACTGCGATCGAATGCCCAGATGGCGTCTGCCACAGCCACCACGGCGGTCATGCCGTGGAACGTCGGGCCATGGAACAACTGCTGGCCGACCACGGCCGCGAATGGTGCGAAAGGCTGGCGGAACGCATCTATGAAATGTCAGTTGACACCTTCTCGCAAACGGTGATGCCGAGCCTGCATGCGTCGGGCTGGCAGCGCCGTCATCTGGACTGGGAATTCAAGCTTCAAGAGCTGGATTCCGAACCGGATCGAACGCTGGTGGACGGGATCATCAATGCCACGGAAAGCTTCCTGCGCAGCAGTGAAGTGCATCGACTTTTCATTCAGGAACTCGTCCAGGGAACCTTTGACGAGGCATCTGACGATCATCTGCGCAGCGAAGCCGTGCGTGAGTTGATCGAGCAGGAGATCCTCACCTTGCTCGAAGAGAAGCGCGATGTGCTGACAGAACGGCTCAGCGCTCGGCTTCTAAAACGGGCCGGTGGTCGGCTGGATCGTGCTCAGCAGGCCGCCCAGGACGGATTCATGGATGTGGAACGCCTGCTTTGCAATCACACGGAATCCCTCTGA
- a CDS encoding Re/Si-specific NAD(P)(+) transhydrogenase subunit alpha has translation MQAIRRPRNLDWVGGIPTLPNLLIPVESAAGETRVAASPETVKKFSALGCRVVLEKGAGRASGYLDETYSEAGAELVPVGDASAWSQADALLCVQSPSANALGRLRRGALLVGLLAPYANIELDGALKRSGLSAMALELLPRISRAQSADALSSQANIAGYKSVLMASAALDRYFPMLMTAAGTVQPARVVVLGAGVAGLQAVATARRLGAVVYVSDIRPAVKEQVESLGARFIDPPEMEDKPAESGGYAKQASDAFLAAQRQQLSDQLAEADVAICTAQVPGRRAPRLISEDMLDRMRPGSVVVDLAVAQGGNCADTVPSKTVDRNGVKLIGANDLPCTVPNHASQLYARNLLALLQPTLSDGQLTLDIEDELIAGCLISQDGTIRRSDVLTPGAN, from the coding sequence ATGCAGGCCATCAGGCGACCTCGTAATCTTGACTGGGTCGGCGGCATCCCAACCTTGCCCAATCTGTTGATCCCGGTGGAGAGCGCAGCGGGCGAAACCCGCGTTGCGGCTTCTCCGGAAACTGTCAAGAAATTTTCGGCACTCGGCTGCCGGGTCGTACTCGAAAAGGGTGCGGGCCGGGCATCCGGCTATCTCGATGAAACGTATTCCGAGGCTGGCGCCGAGCTGGTGCCCGTCGGAGACGCATCTGCTTGGTCTCAGGCGGATGCGTTGCTGTGCGTTCAATCCCCTTCCGCCAATGCCCTGGGGCGCTTGCGTCGAGGCGCATTGCTGGTGGGATTGTTGGCGCCTTACGCCAACATTGAGCTGGACGGAGCGCTGAAGCGCAGTGGCCTTTCTGCCATGGCTCTGGAACTGTTGCCTCGCATCAGCCGGGCACAGTCCGCCGATGCGTTGTCATCTCAGGCCAACATCGCCGGTTACAAATCGGTGTTGATGGCGTCGGCAGCACTCGACCGCTACTTCCCGATGCTGATGACGGCGGCGGGAACCGTTCAGCCTGCCCGGGTGGTGGTGCTCGGCGCCGGTGTGGCCGGTTTGCAGGCTGTGGCCACTGCGCGCCGTCTCGGCGCCGTTGTGTACGTGAGCGACATCCGACCTGCTGTCAAAGAGCAGGTGGAATCTCTTGGCGCCCGTTTCATTGATCCTCCCGAAATGGAGGACAAGCCCGCCGAGTCCGGTGGTTATGCCAAGCAGGCCTCCGATGCATTCCTCGCTGCACAACGTCAGCAGCTTTCGGATCAGCTGGCCGAAGCGGATGTGGCCATCTGTACGGCTCAGGTGCCCGGTCGCCGTGCACCACGCCTGATCAGTGAAGACATGCTGGATCGCATGCGTCCGGGCTCGGTCGTGGTTGATCTTGCGGTGGCCCAGGGTGGCAACTGTGCCGACACGGTTCCGTCCAAGACGGTGGATCGCAATGGCGTGAAGCTGATTGGTGCCAATGACCTGCCCTGCACCGTGCCCAATCACGCCAGCCAGCTGTACGCACGCAATCTGCTGGCTCTGCTGCAGCCGACCCTCAGTGATGGACAGCTGACCCTCGACATCGAGGACGAGCTGATTGCCGGATGCCTGATCAGTCAGGACGGCACCATCCGTCGCAGTGACGTTCTCACCCCAGGAGCCAACTGA
- a CDS encoding NAD(P) transhydrogenase subunit alpha, which translates to MDTSFVEFLWVLLLGSLLGLELIGKVPPTLHTPLMSGANAVSGITVLAALTAIIRSGDNPVLLILGSVSLGFALFNVIGGFLVTDRMLAMFSRKPARKENR; encoded by the coding sequence ATGGATACAAGTTTTGTGGAGTTCCTCTGGGTGCTGCTGCTGGGCAGCCTCCTGGGCCTGGAATTGATCGGCAAGGTGCCTCCCACCCTGCATACGCCTCTGATGAGTGGTGCCAATGCCGTCTCAGGCATCACGGTGCTGGCCGCACTCACCGCCATCATCCGCTCCGGTGACAACCCTGTTCTGCTGATTCTCGGCTCGGTGTCGCTTGGTTTTGCTCTCTTCAACGTGATCGGTGGCTTCCTGGTCACCGACCGCATGCTCGCCATGTTCAGCCGTAAGCCCGCCCGCAAGGAGAACCGCTGA
- a CDS encoding NAD(P)(+) transhydrogenase (Re/Si-specific) subunit beta, translating into MDFLKYAVELVAVLLLALGIKGLSKVRSARSANQLAAVAMGLAVLGLLINYLGTSGISAAAWIWIVIGTVVGGVFGAITAQRVPMTSMPETVALFNGCGGMSSLLVALAAAFFPTQLDAFGLVAVVSIAISVFVGAITFTGSIVAMAKLQGWLSTPAWMQSKARHAVNIALAVASLVAAIKLIADGSGTQALTLLVVASGLLGIGVTLPIGGADMPVVISLLNSYSGVAAAAAGFVVGSQLLIVAGAMVGAAGLILTQVMCNGMNRSLVSVLFGGALGASASSGGGGGEYTNITSCSVEECALTLEAAERVVIVPGYGLAVAQAQHTLREVTRSLEAAGIQVDYAIHPVAGRMPGHMNVLLAEADVPYEQLKEMDVINPEFPATDVVLVLGANDVVNPQAKNDPDSPLYGMPVLDVQQARTVFVVKRGMSAGYSGIKNDLFELGNTSMVFGDAKKVLGDLLGELKELGVGKK; encoded by the coding sequence ATGGATTTTCTGAAATACGCCGTTGAGTTGGTTGCGGTTCTGCTGCTGGCTCTTGGGATCAAAGGTCTTTCCAAGGTTCGCTCGGCCCGCAGCGCCAATCAATTGGCTGCGGTGGCCATGGGTTTGGCCGTTCTCGGCCTCTTGATCAACTACCTCGGCACGTCTGGCATCAGCGCTGCGGCCTGGATCTGGATCGTCATCGGCACGGTTGTTGGTGGTGTTTTTGGTGCCATTACCGCGCAGCGGGTGCCGATGACCTCCATGCCTGAAACGGTCGCGCTGTTCAACGGCTGCGGCGGCATGTCGTCCTTGCTGGTCGCTCTTGCTGCAGCGTTCTTTCCCACGCAATTGGATGCCTTTGGGCTCGTCGCCGTGGTGTCCATCGCCATCTCCGTCTTCGTGGGCGCGATCACCTTCACGGGCTCGATCGTGGCGATGGCCAAGCTCCAAGGCTGGTTGTCCACACCTGCCTGGATGCAGAGCAAGGCCCGTCATGCGGTGAACATCGCGCTCGCCGTGGCGTCTCTTGTTGCCGCCATCAAGCTGATTGCCGATGGAAGCGGCACCCAGGCGCTGACCCTGCTCGTGGTGGCCTCGGGTCTGTTGGGCATTGGTGTCACCCTGCCGATCGGCGGTGCTGACATGCCCGTGGTGATTTCGCTGTTGAACAGCTACTCCGGTGTGGCCGCGGCTGCAGCCGGTTTCGTCGTGGGCAGCCAGCTGCTGATCGTGGCGGGCGCCATGGTCGGGGCAGCGGGCCTGATCCTCACTCAGGTCATGTGCAACGGCATGAACCGCTCGCTGGTGTCGGTGCTGTTTGGCGGTGCACTGGGCGCCAGTGCTTCTTCCGGTGGCGGCGGTGGTGAATACACCAACATCACCAGCTGCAGCGTGGAAGAGTGTGCGCTCACTCTCGAGGCGGCGGAGCGCGTCGTGATCGTTCCTGGTTACGGCCTCGCTGTGGCCCAGGCTCAGCACACCCTGCGGGAAGTGACCCGGTCGCTTGAAGCGGCTGGCATCCAGGTGGATTACGCCATTCATCCGGTGGCAGGTCGCATGCCGGGTCACATGAATGTGTTGCTTGCTGAGGCTGATGTGCCCTACGAGCAGCTCAAGGAAATGGACGTGATCAACCCAGAGTTCCCGGCCACCGATGTGGTGCTTGTTCTCGGAGCCAACGACGTGGTCAATCCCCAGGCCAAGAATGATCCCGATTCGCCTCTCTACGGCATGCCTGTGCTCGACGTGCAACAGGCCCGCACAGTGTTTGTGGTGAAGCGAGGCATGAGTGCCGGTTACTCCGGCATCAAGAACGATCTGTTCGAACTGGGCAACACCTCCATGGTGTTTGGTGATGCCAAGAAGGTGCTCGGTGATCTGCTCGGTGAGCTCAAAGAGCTCGGTGTGGGCAAGAAGTGA
- a CDS encoding alpha/beta hydrolase, protein MWARSDQRASIRLLKASHANHSHNPQLLRQLGVVPYQQRFPWIGGDLQTLRDTLRPVALPLDRGEPVPIAVPALASGAAAAGELLAFLDLPLSSSELASTPPRALVLLLHGLGGSSRREGLRRLGLTLQNSGFAVLRLNLRGADPGRDLAGGTYAARCNSDLLPVIQHARQLCAELVAPSTTPLPLLGAGVSLGGTMLLNACMATPEERATHGWQDHAPLLDGLFCASSPLDLAACSASIERPRNRVYQRWLLQRLVRQTLADPFGVSALEQQQLTHEPPRSIRAFDAAVTAPRWGFSSVDDYYAGASPLPRLLAASVPLPPILILQALDDPWVPASSAIQLQNSLVANRLPKSRYRLDVFLTAQGGHNGFHAPGDSLLTGCWSDRLACAWFNKQIESSSAS, encoded by the coding sequence GTGTGGGCAAGAAGTGATCAGCGCGCTTCCATCAGGCTTTTGAAGGCTTCGCACGCGAATCATTCACACAACCCCCAGCTGTTGCGGCAACTGGGGGTTGTTCCCTATCAACAGCGTTTTCCCTGGATCGGTGGCGACCTTCAGACCCTGCGCGACACGCTCCGCCCGGTTGCGCTTCCACTTGATCGTGGGGAACCCGTTCCGATCGCTGTCCCTGCTTTGGCGAGTGGAGCCGCAGCAGCTGGTGAATTACTGGCCTTTCTGGATCTCCCTCTTTCCAGCTCCGAACTAGCCAGCACACCTCCTAGGGCGTTAGTGCTTCTTCTGCACGGCCTCGGCGGCTCCAGTCGGCGTGAGGGACTGAGGCGTCTTGGCCTCACCCTTCAGAACAGCGGCTTTGCTGTGCTCAGGCTGAATCTGCGCGGCGCAGATCCTGGCCGCGATCTCGCCGGAGGCACTTACGCAGCTCGCTGCAACAGTGACCTACTACCGGTCATTCAACACGCGCGCCAGTTGTGTGCTGAGTTGGTCGCCCCATCCACGACGCCATTGCCCCTGTTGGGTGCAGGGGTGTCACTCGGGGGCACCATGCTGCTCAATGCCTGTATGGCCACCCCTGAGGAGCGAGCAACGCACGGTTGGCAAGACCATGCTCCGCTGCTGGATGGTCTCTTCTGCGCCAGCAGTCCCTTGGATCTTGCTGCCTGCAGTGCTTCGATCGAACGACCGCGCAATCGCGTGTATCAGCGTTGGCTTTTGCAGCGCCTCGTGCGCCAGACGCTGGCGGATCCTTTCGGCGTCAGTGCCTTGGAGCAGCAGCAACTCACCCATGAACCGCCCCGGTCGATCCGTGCCTTTGATGCGGCGGTGACGGCGCCGCGTTGGGGCTTCTCATCTGTGGACGACTACTACGCCGGTGCTTCGCCCTTACCGCGTCTTCTGGCGGCATCGGTGCCACTCCCCCCAATCTTGATCCTGCAGGCTCTTGATGACCCTTGGGTGCCAGCAAGTTCTGCGATTCAGCTCCAAAACAGCCTGGTTGCCAATCGTTTGCCCAAGAGTCGCTATCGCCTCGACGTCTTCTTGACAGCTCAGGGAGGCCACAATGGTTTTCATGCACCTGGCGACAGCCTTCTCACAGGCTGTTGGTCTGATCGCTTGGCTTGTGCATGGTTCAACAAACAGATTGAGAGTTCAAGTGCCTCATAA
- a CDS encoding fatty acid desaturase produces MSSGLSLAAFGVGTQIPLTLQATPLWVLYGIVCGTIAMGCWVLAHECGHNAFHPNRRIEGVIGFLLHSALLVPYYSWARSHSVHHAHCNHLEQGETHVPPRATSALGQTTEQLKRKLNPTLFGMISLFNHLVIGWQLYLFFGATGGEDYGSPTSHFWNGNPFSNGKRSLFPQSFRTLMVRSNIGIMAMITFLIIAAFQSSILRVLCVYGIPYLVINMWLTTYTWLQHTDQDIPHHSNATWTWAKGALQTVDRPYGPVLNLLHHGIGSTHVCHHVNSAIPHYNAWRGTALLRKKFPELVRYDSTPIHRALWRIATKCGGAVYQDPQDHSYYF; encoded by the coding sequence ATGTCATCAGGCCTGTCTCTAGCCGCCTTCGGGGTCGGAACCCAAATTCCCCTCACCCTCCAGGCCACTCCGCTGTGGGTGCTTTACGGCATCGTTTGCGGCACGATTGCCATGGGCTGCTGGGTCTTAGCCCATGAATGTGGCCACAATGCGTTTCACCCAAACCGACGCATTGAAGGCGTTATTGGTTTTCTTCTGCACAGCGCTCTGCTTGTGCCTTACTACAGCTGGGCGCGCAGCCATAGCGTTCATCACGCCCACTGCAATCACCTTGAGCAAGGAGAAACGCACGTTCCTCCACGCGCCACATCCGCTTTAGGTCAAACCACAGAACAACTTAAAAGGAAACTCAATCCAACGCTGTTCGGAATGATCTCCCTCTTCAATCATTTAGTGATCGGCTGGCAGCTCTACTTGTTTTTTGGAGCAACCGGAGGGGAAGACTATGGCTCTCCCACATCCCATTTCTGGAATGGAAATCCATTCTCAAATGGCAAGCGAAGCCTGTTCCCTCAATCATTTCGCACTTTGATGGTGCGCTCCAATATTGGGATCATGGCAATGATCACCTTTCTCATCATCGCTGCGTTTCAATCATCGATACTTCGCGTGTTGTGTGTGTATGGAATCCCATACCTAGTCATCAACATGTGGCTCACCACTTACACCTGGCTTCAACACACCGATCAGGATATTCCGCACCACTCCAATGCAACATGGACGTGGGCCAAGGGAGCACTTCAGACTGTCGACCGCCCCTATGGACCCGTGCTCAACCTCCTACACCACGGGATCGGATCAACCCATGTTTGCCACCACGTCAATTCCGCCATTCCTCACTACAACGCCTGGCGAGGCACCGCCCTACTAAGAAAAAAATTCCCTGAATTGGTCCGTTACGACTCCACACCAATTCACCGTGCACTTTGGAGAATTGCGACAAAATGCGGTGGCGCAGTGTATCAAGATCCTCAAGACCATTCTTACTACTTTTAG
- a CDS encoding ferredoxin: MLLCATPTKAKCCDPADGLETWNALKRLVRDLGLENEQRPQGIVLRSKVDCLRACERGPILVIWPEGIWYSDVTPERIEVIIRSHIINNQPIEKWIYKTTPFQHQKHQST; this comes from the coding sequence CTGTTGCTCTGCGCGACACCCACGAAGGCGAAATGCTGCGATCCAGCCGATGGCCTGGAAACCTGGAATGCACTGAAACGGCTGGTGCGAGATCTGGGACTCGAAAACGAACAGCGACCTCAAGGAATTGTTTTACGAAGCAAAGTCGACTGCCTAAGGGCATGCGAGCGTGGTCCAATCCTGGTGATTTGGCCCGAGGGAATTTGGTATTCAGACGTCACACCCGAAAGGATTGAAGTCATTATCCGCAGCCATATCATCAACAATCAGCCAATAGAGAAATGGATTTATAAAACCACCCCATTTCAACACCAGAAACACCAATCGACCTAG
- a CDS encoding 1-deoxy-D-xylulose-5-phosphate reductoisomerase gives MKAISVLGSTGSIGTQTLEIVQDFPDQFRVVALTAGRNLALLVKQIQQHSPEVVALADEALLPELNERLKALPADQQPQRQPHLVGGPDGLNTAAAWDTADLVVTGIVGCAGLLPTLAAIRAGKDLALANKETLIAAGPVVLPELKKSGSRLLPADSEHSAIFQCLQGTPWAENARLSTGVPTPGLRRIQLTASGGAFRDWKAADLEKATVADATSHPNWSMGRKITVDSASLMNKGLEVIEAHYLFGLDYDHIEIVIHPQSIIHSMIELADSSVLAQLGWPDMKLPILYCMSWPSRLETPWKRLDLAQVGQLTFRAPDPAKYPCMELAYAAGRAGGTMPAVMNAANEEAVAQFLEEKVHFLDIPNLIEAACERHKNDRVDTPQLEDVLAVDQWARQAVREQVNRGTQRMTTAFAA, from the coding sequence GTGAAAGCCATCAGCGTGCTGGGCTCCACCGGCTCAATCGGCACCCAGACTCTCGAGATCGTTCAGGATTTCCCCGACCAGTTCCGGGTGGTGGCGCTCACAGCAGGCAGAAACCTGGCGCTGCTGGTGAAACAAATTCAGCAGCACAGTCCCGAGGTGGTGGCACTGGCCGACGAAGCGCTGCTGCCTGAGCTGAACGAGCGACTGAAGGCACTTCCGGCCGACCAGCAGCCGCAACGACAGCCGCATCTGGTGGGTGGCCCCGACGGATTGAACACAGCTGCGGCCTGGGACACGGCAGATCTTGTGGTCACCGGCATCGTGGGCTGTGCAGGCCTGCTGCCCACCCTGGCAGCCATTCGGGCCGGCAAGGATCTTGCACTGGCCAACAAAGAAACACTGATTGCCGCGGGTCCCGTGGTGCTGCCGGAACTCAAGAAGAGCGGCAGTCGCCTGCTGCCTGCCGACTCCGAGCATTCCGCCATTTTTCAATGCCTGCAGGGCACGCCATGGGCCGAAAACGCGCGACTTTCCACTGGTGTGCCCACGCCCGGGCTGCGTCGCATTCAGCTCACCGCATCCGGAGGAGCATTCCGCGACTGGAAGGCGGCTGATCTCGAGAAAGCCACCGTCGCTGATGCAACCTCCCATCCCAACTGGAGCATGGGGCGAAAAATCACCGTTGATTCCGCCTCACTAATGAACAAAGGCCTCGAGGTGATCGAGGCGCACTATCTCTTCGGGCTGGATTATGACCACATCGAAATCGTGATCCATCCTCAGAGCATCATCCACTCGATGATTGAACTGGCGGATTCTTCTGTGTTGGCCCAACTGGGCTGGCCCGACATGAAGCTGCCGATCCTCTACTGCATGAGCTGGCCCTCCCGCCTGGAAACCCCCTGGAAGCGTTTGGATCTGGCCCAGGTTGGGCAGCTGACATTCCGTGCACCGGATCCCGCCAAATACCCCTGCATGGAGCTTGCCTACGCGGCTGGACGCGCCGGAGGCACGATGCCTGCAGTGATGAATGCTGCCAACGAAGAGGCCGTGGCGCAGTTCCTCGAGGAGAAGGTCCACTTCCTCGACATTCCAAACCTGATCGAGGCCGCCTGCGAACGCCACAAGAACGATCGTGTGGACACCCCGCAGCTTGAAGACGTGCTGGCTGTTGACCAGTGGGCACGGCAAGCCGTGCGCGAACAGGTGAATCGTGGCACCCAACGCATGACAACGGCCTTTGCTGCGTGA